A region of Deltaproteobacteria bacterium DNA encodes the following proteins:
- a CDS encoding class I SAM-dependent methyltransferase has translation MNDLPDLEFRDRLLFPESRKSYNELHFGVAASRYDLATRAISLGRDAAWKRRLVNALPAAAAPSCADLACGTGDVAFLLSERYPGGTIVGLDLSEPMLAEAVKRNSRGNVRFVKGDMCATGFPGGSFDIVTGSYALRNAPDLGRALEETRRILKPEGVAAFLDFSKPANPLLQRLQRRLLWNWCGLWGFLLHRTRYVHGYIAESLATFPDREELRRLIAERGFEPVFSRRFFLGMLELVVLRNRPVISRLDPPSHENPPPAADTARE, from the coding sequence ATGAATGATCTGCCCGACCTGGAATTCCGGGACCGGCTCCTCTTCCCGGAAAGCAGGAAATCGTACAACGAGTTGCATTTCGGCGTAGCGGCCTCCCGCTACGACCTCGCAACCCGCGCCATCTCCCTTGGCCGCGACGCGGCGTGGAAAAGACGCCTCGTGAATGCCTTGCCGGCGGCGGCCGCACCCTCCTGCGCGGACCTTGCGTGCGGGACCGGCGACGTGGCCTTCCTGCTTTCCGAAAGATACCCGGGCGGGACAATTGTAGGGCTCGACCTGTCGGAGCCCATGCTCGCTGAGGCCGTGAAACGCAACTCGCGCGGAAACGTGCGATTCGTGAAAGGGGACATGTGCGCCACGGGATTCCCCGGCGGCAGCTTCGACATCGTGACGGGGAGTTACGCCCTGCGGAACGCGCCGGACCTCGGGCGGGCGCTCGAGGAAACCCGGCGGATACTCAAGCCCGAAGGTGTGGCGGCATTCCTGGATTTCTCGAAACCCGCGAATCCGCTTCTCCAGCGGCTCCAGCGCCGTCTCCTGTGGAACTGGTGCGGACTCTGGGGCTTCCTGCTGCACCGCACCCGGTACGTCCACGGCTATATCGCCGAGAGCCTCGCCACCTTTCCGGACCGGGAGGAATTGCGCAGACTCATCGCCGAGCGCGGTTTCGAGCCGGTCTTCTCGCGGCGCTTCTTTCTCGGCATGCTGGAGCTCGTCGTTCTCCGCAACCGGCCGGTTATTTCCCGGCTGGACCCGCCGTCTCATGAAAACCCGCCGCCAGCTGCAGATACCGCTCGGGAGTAA
- the rsmA gene encoding ribosomal RNA small subunit methyltransferase A, translating into MKRDAAHPGRLLAMLGLAPRKGLGQTFLHDRNIARKIVSLAVEMGPPFLEIGPGLGALTGLLAEQKRETVAVEVDRGLAAYLRERFEGASVKIVEADFLALPDGNFSRWFPAGGTVLGNLPYSISSPILIRLLELRELLPRAILMLQKEVVDRICAPQGGKEYGVLSVYLSALAETREEFTVRRTCFTPSPDVDSAVISVRFRPGISDEIVRALQKVVRAAFAQRRKTLRNAPVPFLAGGTQQWCDLLTGAGIDPSVRAETITPERYLQLAAGFHETAGPAGK; encoded by the coding sequence ATGAAACGTGACGCCGCGCATCCCGGCCGTCTCCTGGCCATGCTCGGGCTCGCGCCTCGCAAGGGGCTCGGGCAAACCTTCCTTCATGACCGGAACATCGCCCGAAAGATCGTTTCGCTCGCAGTCGAGATGGGACCTCCTTTCCTGGAAATCGGCCCGGGGCTGGGCGCACTCACCGGCCTGCTCGCGGAGCAAAAGCGGGAAACGGTGGCGGTCGAGGTGGACCGCGGGCTTGCGGCGTACCTGCGCGAAAGGTTCGAGGGCGCTTCCGTTAAAATCGTGGAGGCGGATTTTCTTGCCTTGCCGGATGGGAATTTCTCACGGTGGTTCCCGGCGGGAGGAACCGTGTTGGGAAACCTTCCCTATTCCATTTCCTCACCGATTCTCATCCGCCTGCTGGAACTCAGGGAGCTGCTGCCCCGGGCTATCCTCATGCTGCAGAAAGAGGTGGTCGACAGGATCTGCGCGCCGCAAGGGGGGAAGGAGTACGGCGTCCTTTCCGTGTATCTCTCCGCTCTTGCCGAAACACGGGAAGAGTTCACGGTCCGGCGCACATGCTTCACGCCGTCTCCCGATGTCGATTCGGCGGTGATATCGGTCCGGTTCCGGCCCGGAATTTCCGACGAAATCGTCCGTGCTCTTCAGAAGGTCGTCCGTGCCGCATTCGCCCAACGACGCAAGACGCTGCGGAACGCCCCGGTCCCATTCCTTGCCGGGGGAACACAGCAATGGTGCGACCTTCTGACGGGAGCCGGAATCGATCCGTCCGTCCGGGCCGAAACGATTACTCCCGAGCGGTATCTGCAGCTGGCGGCGGGTTTTCATGAGACGGCGGGTCCAGCCGGGAAATAA